In Debaryomyces hansenii CBS767 chromosome A complete sequence, a genomic segment contains:
- a CDS encoding DEHA2D08756p (similar to CA4899|IPF1460 Candida albicans IPF1460) codes for MVWVDAYPTSSIALAGDEPILKLIRIPHTPLIGLLTKSSLLIYNQRSLLLVAHHIRTDESLQQHGENINVKCKYISVNSAQLQQLAMVNLFVETDLSCLVIYQVMINYSKSLYEVHNKQNDELLQTGLPLSFTSHKFSLVNMIKSATKTLMQGNQVSVNLENIEHFNNCSIEDELSNFKIGHVKLSVYKILKIGIGISKYWIKQNSHNVLLFNDKNEKCSGDHAQSLPENDSYFQLINIKNFKNEVFQFSELEWYDNCSKVMHITFNYYQNFILLINDKCQIWYMKFEQGEDFKVKIVGSKVFEFDKVETPEYKISFNPQFDLVLIRIDRKIKLFKFYEKKDTNSLEFVKDIDFEFTNGEIEIHWSPCGKFFVVFNKESGYWSIYSKFGNNSFSSFEILNEANSQNNADTDPITNFLKISSVLITSNSSQLILMNKNKSHLYLVDLLSLANQNHSTGTSSDLIFYNNEYISILSNYSANAANNFIRFPMLPIFKDIFTKIENFNGSSSSVKYPGGQLRFSSNIYKQISVTYGDHVAVSTPYNSGHDVNQILWFNFRNYYVESLNVIEHFWFDDYLILFNRTVQEDNFVDEIMVMDTSLSKFGHGGTNFNFDSDLIIWKHSLDSKFICYELGDREETTSKANGINLSKNLMIVTDDKKIIIFELSKYESSMLIKKRLQSRTPPQNSDDQDDSDVKNYKIFIGLSKTVHLNSIQDKLAIADISQVSMMENAHFLLLLNNGDLFLLKNYTSKSSSDEANGALRQPSNMYELIKIKGSIEYYQLQSINYVKQNNISYLYLFNGETLLIYNLLEMIESAFGTHNRVPVSIDDSEPQMVDPITIAVHDFQPLVIKNTVSESSAGLKSIDLIGLESISFYKNNYLIVKNKMNHKLILNNFIEYDVSTKFDINTILHKYHPFDNFDYCLELLLFNYLTSNSADYLSKIIELINHTNSPESIYINCLRKIEIAYWQTFFEHLKTTPTDFMNKLIEIGNVELCYNYLIIYLNFKKEHEDTSSDISLDSHDTEIILKIIKMLDKSQKWDWCFELCRFIKLLEPSGNLLKQIEVVLK; via the coding sequence ATGGTTTGGGTAGATGCATATCCTACCTCACTGATAGCCTTAGCTGGAGATGAGCCTATTCTAAAGCTTATTCGTATCCCACATACTCCCCTAATTGGGTTGTTAACTAAATCAAGTTTGTTGATTTACAATCAGCGTTCCTTATTATTAGTAGCACATCATATAAGAACAGACGAGTCATTACAACAACATGGAGAAAATATCAACGTGAAATGCAAGTATATATCGGTTAACAGTGCTCAATTACAACAATTGGCTATGGTAAACCTATTTGTTGAAACAGACTTAAGCTGTTTGGTGATTTACCAAGTCATGATAaactattcaaaatcattatacGAAGTACATAATAAGCAAAATGATGAGTTATTGCAAACAGGCTTACCATTGAGTTTTACGTCACATAAGTTTTCTTTGGTCAATATGATAAAATCAGCAACGAAAACTCTCATGCAAGGGAATCAAGTGCTGGTGAATCTAGAAAATATAGAGCATTTTAACAACTGTTCGATTGAGGACGAATTAagcaatttcaaaattggaCATGTGAAGTTGTCAGTCTAtaagatattgaaaattggtATTGGGATCTCAAAGTATTGGATTAAACAAAATTCCCATAACGTTCTACTTTTTAATGATAAGAACGAAAAATGTTCAGGCGATCATGCTCAATCATTGCCGGAAAACGATAGTTATTTCCAACTTATAAACATAAAGAATTTTAAGAACGAAGTGTTTCAATTTTCGGAACTTGAATGGTATGATAACTGTTCGAAAGTTATGCACATTACATTTAACTACTACCAGAACTTcattttattgattaatgaCAAATGCCAAATTTGGTATATGAAATTTGAACAAGGTGAAGACTTTAAAGTTAAAATAGTTGGACTGAaagtatttgaatttgacaAAGTAGAAACACCCGAATacaaaatatcattcaatCCCCAATTTGATTTGGTTTTAATAAGAATAGACCGTAAAAttaaacttttcaaattctatgaaaagaaagatacCAACTCATTGGAATTCGTCAAAGATATTGACTTTGAATTCACCAATGGTGAGATAGAGATCCACTGGTCGCCATGTGGTAAGTTTTTTGTGGTGTTTAACAAAGAATCTGGATATTGGTCCATCTACTCAAAGTTTGGTAATAACTCCTTTAGCTCGTTTGAAATCTTGAATGAAGCTAATTCCCAGAATAATGCCGATACTGACCCTATCacaaatttcttgaagatttCAAGCGTATTAATTACCTCGAACTCAAgtcaattgatattaatgaataaaaataaaagcCATTTATATTTGGTTGACCTATTATCGTTAGCCAACCAGAACCACTCAACTGGAACAAGTTcagatttaattttttacaataatgaatatatcaGTATATTATCCAACTACAGTGCCAACGctgcaaataattttattcgaTTCCCTATGTTGCCTATATTTAAGGatatatttacaaaaattgaaaattttaatggTTCAAGTTCATCGGTTAAATACCCCGGTGGACAATTGCGATTCTCGtctaatatatataaacaGATATCGGTAACATACGGAGACCACGTCGCAGTTTCTACTCCATATAATAGTGGGCATGATGTTAACCAAATATTGTGGTTCAATTTTCGTAACTATTATGTTGAATCTCTTAACGTAATTGAACATTTTTGGtttgatgattatttaattctattTAATAGAACAGTGCAGGAGGataattttgttgatgaaattatGGTCATGGAtacttcattatcaaaattcgGACATGGTGGTACAAACTTTAACTTTGATAgtgatttgattatttggaagCACAGCTTGGATagtaaatttatttgttatGAATTGGGTGATCGAGAAGAGACAACACTGAAGGCAAATGGAATTAATCTAAGtaagaatttaatgattgTAACCGATGAtaagaaaattattatattcgaattatcaaaatatgaGTCAAGTATGCTTATCAAGAAGCGTTTGCAAAGCAGAACCCCACCTCAAAACCTGGATGATCAGGATGATTCAGATGTTAAGAATTATAAGATTTTCATTGGTTTAAGCAAAACAGTTCATTTAAATAGTATCCAGGATAAGTTGGCCATAGCCGATATCAGTCAGGTCAGCATGATGGAGAATGCacatttcttattattgttgaataatggggatttatttttattgaaaaactATACTTCGAAACTGTCGCTGGATGAAGCAAATGGTGCATTAAGACAACCGAGTAACATGTACGAACTAATTAAGATAAAGGGATCGATTGAGTATTATCAATTGCAATCGATTAATTACGTCAAACagaataatatatcttaCTTGTATTTATTCAACGGTGAGACcttattgatttataatttactaGAAATGATTGAACTGGCATTTGGCACTCATAATCGCGTACCTGTTAGCATCGACGATCTGGAACCTCAAATGGTTGATCCAATTACCATCGCGGTGCACGATTTCCAACCGCTCGTCATCAAAAACACCGTTAGTGAGAGTTCAGCCGGTCTCAAGTCAATTGATCTCATAGGATTGGAAAGCATCTCATTCTATAAAAACAACTATTTGATTGTgaaaaacaaaatgaaccataaattaattctaaacAATTTCATAGAATACGACGTCTCCACAAAGTTCGACATCAACACGATATTGCACAAATACCACCCGTTCGATAACTTCGACTACTGTCTCGAGTTGCTATTATTCAACTACCTTACCTCCAACAGTGCCGACTACCTTTCCAAGATCATTGAGCTAATCAACCACACAAATCTGCCCGAGTCCATCTACATCAACTGCTTGAGAAAAATAGAAATTGCCTACTGGCAGACGTTTTTTGAGCATTTGAAGACAACCCCCACCGACTTCATGAACAAATTAATCGAAATCGGCAATGTCGAATTATGCTACAACTATCTCATCATTTACCTAAACTTCAAGAAAGAACACGAAGACACCTCGTCTGATATATCATTAGATTCGCATGATACCGAGATCATTcttaaaatcatcaaaatgCTCGATAAATCACAAAAGTGGGACTGGTGTTTCGAGCTTTGTCGATTTATAAAGCTACTAGAGCCTTCAGGCAACTTGTTGAAGCAAATCGAAGTAGTACTTAAGTAA
- a CDS encoding DEHA2D08778p (similar to uniprot|P42114 Neurospora crassa nuo NADH- ubiquinone oxidoreductase 14.8 kDa subunit), which yields MTLATEFAETTRRSATNSELRLRVLHLYRKYMRHSRDFCDIYELDMPVSNVKTKIRQEFERQRYVKDLPVNNVLLMKGQMEFQELINFWKQQCHVMRYFEDQSDYGVVDKNDFVRNFLRGN from the coding sequence ATGACATTAGCTACTGAGTTCGCCGAGACTACACGTCGTTCAGCTACTAATTCTGAATTAAGATTGAGAGTTTTGCACTTATACCGTAAATACATGAGACATTCCAGAGATTTTTGTGATATTTATGAGTTGGATATGCCAGTTTCCAACGTCAAGACCAAGATTAGACAAGAATTCGAAAGACAGAGATACGTCAAGGACTTGCCAGTGAATAACGtgttattgatgaaagGACAAATGGAATTCCAAGAGTTGATCAATTTCTGGAAACAACAGTGCCATGTTATGAGATACTTTGAAGATCAAAGTGACTACGGAGTGGTTGACAAGAACGATTTTGTTAGAAATTTCTTGAGAGGCAATTAG